The following are from one region of the Siniperca chuatsi isolate FFG_IHB_CAS linkage group LG13, ASM2008510v1, whole genome shotgun sequence genome:
- the ift57 gene encoding intraflagellar transport protein 57 homolog codes for MADDGRRGDEDDRGPGAAHQVFVVMECLLEKLKVLNYEEEVLAKHNMKNLSRHYFVSSPYLVFNSGEQFYMFTIIAAWLINAAGRPFTEPQEHDEPNATVSNILAELRAFGVKVDFPPSKLKSGSGEHVCFVLDRLAEEALRRRGFSFRRPNYPAETTEEESVIEDDAELTLSRVEEEMIEEPDDEEESVMDLEALKLRTTHSEAEPSSKPDEILESTIDAAEWNLEVERVLPQLKVTIRADNKDWRIHVDQMHQHRDGIKSSLKEAKSYLDKLQEDIGKTLEKVSSREKYINNQLEHLVQEYRSAQAKLSQAKERYQQASGGVTERTRVLAEISEELEKVKQEMEEKGSSMSDGAPVVKIKQSLTKLKQEIVQMDVRIGVVEHTLLQAKLKEKSNMTRDMHATNVSEPAAGPFA; via the exons ATGGCGGATGATGGTAGACGAGGAGATGAAGACGACCGCGGACCCGGAGCAGCTCATCAGGTGTTTGTTGTTATGGAGTGTTTGCTGGAAAAGTTGAAGGTTTTAAATTACGAGGAGGAAGTTCTGGCCaaacacaacatgaaaaatCTGTCCAG ACATTACTTTGTCTCCAGTCCATATCTGGTGTTCAACTCGGGCGAGCAGTTCTACATGTTCACCATCATCGCAGCGTGGCTCATCAACGCGGCAGGGAGGCCGTTCACCGAGCCTCAGGAGCACGACGAACCCAACGCCACCGTGTCCAACATCCTGGCAGAGCTCAGGGCCTTC GGTGTTAAAGTGGACTTCCCGCCCTCCAAACTGAAGTCGGGTTCAGGCGAACACGTCTGCTTCGTGTTGGACCGACTGGCTGAAGAGGctctgaggaggagggggtTCTCTTTCAGAAG aCCAAACTACCCAGCagaaaccacagaagaagagtcTGTGATAGAGGACGACGCAGAGCTCACACTCAGCAGAGTAGAGGAGGAGATGATC GAGGAGcctgatgatgaagaggagagcGTGATGGACCTGGAGGCTCTGAAGTTACGAACCACTCACTCT GAAGCAGAACCGTCCTCCAAACCAGACGAGATTCTGGAGTCGACGATCGATGCAGCAGAGTGGAACCTGGAGGTGGAGAGAGTCCTGCCACAACTCAAAGTCACCATCAGGGCCGACAACAAG GACTGGAGGATCCACGTGGACCAGATGCATCAACACAGAGACGGGATCAAGTCCTCGCTCAAAGAGGCCAAG AGCTACCTGGACAAACTGCAGGAGGACATCGGTAAGACTCTTGAGAAggtgagcagcagagagaaatacATCAACAACCAGCTGGAGCATCTGGTGCAGGAGTACCGCAGCGCTCAGGCCAAGCTCAGCCAG GCAAAGGAGCGCTACCAGCAGGCCAGCGGAGGAGTGACTGAGAGGACCAGAGTCCTGGCAGAG atcagtgaggagctggagaaagtgaagcaggagatggaggagaaagGCAGCAGCATGTCTGATGGAG CTCCGGTGGTGAAGATCAAGCAGAGTTTGACCAAGTTGAAGCAGGAGATTGTTCAGATGGACGTGAGGATCGGCGTCGTCGAGCACACGCTGCTGCAGGCCAAACTCAAAGAGAAGTCCAACATGACGCGCGACATGCACGCCACCAACGTCTCCGAGCCTGCCGCCGGGCCCTTCGCTTAG
- the LOC122887003 gene encoding tripartite motif-containing protein 16-like: protein MAQKGVQLDRETFSCAICVDLLKDPVTIPCGHSYCMNCIKTHWDEEDEKNIHSCPQCRQFFIPRPVLLKNTMLAALVEELKKTGLQAAPADHCYAGPEDVACDICTGRKLKALKSCLVCLASYCDKHLQPHYDVAPLKKHKLVDPSKKLQENICSRHDEAMKMFCRTDQQCICYLCSVDEHKGHDTVSAAAERTERQRELEVRRQNIQQRIQDRQKDVKLLQQEVEAINRSADKAVRDSEKIFTELIRLMEKRSSDVKQQVRSQQETEVSRAKELQEKLEQEITELKRIDAELEQLSRTEDHTQFLLSYPSLSRLSESTDSSSIDIRPLSYFEDVTAAVSEVRDKLQDVLSEKWTNISLTVTKVDVLLPQAEPKTRAGVLKYSREITLDPNTAHTYLLLSEGNRKASLMSEQQSYSRHPDRFTGWWQVLSRDSLTGRCYWEVERRGGGGRVSLAVAYKNISRAGSWNECGFGFNDKSWALYCDNNSYNFWYNNVQTPVSGPRSSRVGVYLDHRAGILSFYSISETMTLLHRVQTTFTQPLYAGLRLFSSGDTAEFCKLK from the coding sequence ATGGCGCAGAAAGGAGTTCAGCTGGACCGGGAAACCTTCTCTTGTGCGATCTGTGTGGATCTACTGAAGGATCCGGTGACTATTCCCTGTGGACACAGCTACTGCATGAACTGTATTAAAACCCATTGggatgaagaggatgagaagAACATCCACAGCTGCCCTCAGTGCAGGCAGTTCTTTATACCAAGGCCTGTCCTGCTGAAAAACACCATGTTAGCAGCTTTAGTGGAGGAACTGAAGAAGACCGGACTCCAAGCTGCTCCTGCTGATCACTGCTATGCTGGACCTGAAGATGTGGCCTGTGATATCTGCACTGGGAGAAAACTGAAAGCCCTCAAGTCCTGCCTGGTCTGTCTGGCCTCTTACTGTGACAAACACCTCCAGCCTCATTACGATGTGGCTCCattaaagaaacacaagctgGTGGACCCCTCCAAGAAGCTCCAGGAGAACATCTGCTCTCGTCATGATGAGGCGATGAAGATGTTCTGCCGTACTGACCAGCAGTGTATCTGTTATCTCTGCTCTGTGGATGAACATAAAGGCCACGACACAgtctcagctgcagcagaaaggactgagaggcagagagagctcGAGGTGAGGCgacaaaacatccagcagagaatccaggacagacagaaagatgtgaagctgcttcagcaggaggtggaggcgaTCAATCGCTCTGCTGATAAAGCAGTGAGGGACAGTGAGAAGATCTTCACTGAGCTGATCCGTCTCATGGAGAAAAGAAGCTctgatgtgaagcagcaggtCAGATCCCAGCAGGAAACTGAAGTGAGTCGAGCCAAAGAGCTTCAGGAGAAGCTGGAGCAGGAGATCACTGAGCTGAAGAGGATAGATGctgagctggagcagctctcacgcaCAGAGGATCACACCCAGTTTCTACTCAGCTACCCGTCACTGTCACGACTCAGTGAGTCTACAGACTCATCCAGCATCGATATCCGTCCTCTGAGCTACTTTGAGGATGTGACAGCGGCtgtgtcagaggtcagagataaACTACAGGACGTTCTGAGTGAGAAATGGACAAACATCTCACTGACGGTGACTAAAGTGGATGTTTTACTGCCACAAGCAGAGCCCAAGACCAGAGCTGGAGTCTTAAAATATTCACGTGAAATCACACTGGATCCAAACACAGCTCACACATATCTGTTATTATCTGAAGGGAACAGAAAAGCATCATTAATGAGTGAACAACAGTCTTATTCTAGACACCCAGACAGATTCACTGGATGGTGGCAGGTCCTGAGTAGAGACAGTCTGACTGGACGttgttactgggaggtggagaggagagggggagggggaagagTTTCTCTAGCAGTCGCATACAAGAATATCAGTAGAGCAGGGAGCTGGAATGAATGTGGATTTGGTTTCAATGACAAATCTTGGGCGTTATATTGTGACAACAATAGTTATAACTTTTGGTACAACAATGTCCAAACTCCCGTCTCAGGTCCTCGGTCCTCCAGAGTAGGAGTGTACCTGGATCACAGGGCAGGTATTCTGTCCTTCTACAGCATCTCTGAAACCATGACTCTCCTCCACAGAGTCCAGACCACATTCACTCAGCCTCTCTATGCTGGACTTCGGCTTTTCTCTTCTGGAGACACTGCTGAGTTCTGTAAACTGAAATAG
- the LOC122887004 gene encoding tripartite motif-containing protein 16-like, with protein MAQKGVQLDRETFSCAICVDLLKDPVTIPCGHSYCMNCIKTHWDEEDEKNIHSCPQCRQFFIPRPVLLKNTMLAALVEELKKTGLQAAPADHCYAGPEDVACDICTGRKLKALKSCLVCLASYCDKHLQPHYDVAPLKKHKLVDPSKKLQENICSRHDEAMKMFCRTDQQCICYLCSVDEHKGHDTVSAAAERTERQRELEVRRQNIQQRIQDRQKDVKLLQQEVEAINRSADKAVRDSEKIFTELIRLMEKRSSDVKQQVRSQQETEVSRAKELQEKLEQEITELKRKDAELEQLSRTEDHTQFLHSYPSLSRLIESTDSSSIDIRPLSYFEDVTAAVSEVRDKLQDVLSEKWTNISLTVTEVDVLLSQPEPKTRAGVLKHSREITLDPNTAHTKMLLSEGNRKATVMREVQSYSSHPDRFTGCCQVLSRQSLTGRCYWEVEWRGRGVSVAVTYKNISRSGRLNECGFGFNDKSWALYCDNNSYNFWYNKVQTPVSGPWSSRVGVYLDHRAGILSFYSISETITLLHRVQTTFTQPLYAGLQLFSSGATAEFCELK; from the coding sequence ATGGCGCAGAAAGGAGTTCAGCTGGACCGGGAAACCTTCTCTTGTGCGATCTGTGTGGATCTACTGAAGGATCCGGTGACTATTCCCTGTGGACACAGCTACTGCATGAACTGTATTAAAACCCATTGggatgaagaggatgagaagAACATCCACAGCTGCCCTCAGTGCAGGCAGTTCTTTATACCAAGGCCTGTCCTGCTGAAAAACACCATGTTAGCAGCTTTAGTGGAGGAACTGAAGAAGACCGGACTCCAAGCTGCTCCTGCTGATCACTGCTATGCTGGACCTGAAGATGTGGCCTGTGATATCTGCACTGGGAGAAAACTGAAAGCCCTCAAGTCCTGCCTGGTCTGTCTGGCCTCTTACTGTGACAAACACCTCCAGCCTCATTACGATGTGGCTCCattaaagaaacacaagctgGTGGACCCCTCCAAGAAGCTCCAGGAGAACATCTGCTCTCGCCATGATGAGGCGATGAAGATGTTCTGCCGTACTGACCAGCAGTGTATCTGTTATCTCTGCTCTGTGGATGAACATAAAGGCCACGACACAgtctcagctgcagcagaaaggactgagaggcagagagagctcGAGGTGAGGCgacaaaacatccagcagagaatccaggacagacagaaagatgtgaagctgcttcagcaggaggtggaggcgaTCAATCGCTCTGCTGATAAAGCAGTGAGGGACAGTGAGAAGATCTTCACTGAGCTGATCCGTCTCATGGAGAAAAGAAGCTctgatgtgaagcagcaggtCAGATCCCAGCAGGAAACTGAAGTGAGTCGAGCCAAAGAGCTTCAGGAGAAGCTGGAGCAGGAGATCACTGAGCTGAAGAGGAAAGACGctgagctggagcagctctcacgcaCAGAGGATCACACCCAGTTTCTACACAGCTACCCCTCACTGTCACGACTCATTGAGTCTACAGACTCATCCAGCATCGATATCCGTCCTCTGAGCTACTTTGAGGATGTGACAGCGGCtgtgtcagaggtcagagataaACTACAGGACGTTCTGAGTGAGAAATGGACAAACATCTCACTGACAGTGACTGAAGTGGATGTTTTACTGTCACAACCAGAGCCCAAGACCAGAGCTGGAGTCTTAAAACATTCACGTGAAATCACACTGGATCCAAACACAGCACATACAAAGATGTTATTATCTGAAGGGAACAGAAAAGCAACAGTAATGAGAGAAGTTCAGTCTTATTCTAGTCACCCAGACAGATTCACTGGATGTTGTCAGGTCCTGAGTAGACAGAGTCTGACTGGACGttgttactgggaggtggagtggagagggagaggagtttCTGTAGCAGTCACATACAAGAATATCAGCAGATCAGGGAGGCTGAATGAATGTGGATTTGGTTTCAATGACAAATCTTGGGCGTTATATTGTGACAACAACAGTTATAACTTTTGGTACAACAAAGTCCAAACTCCCGTCTCAGGTCCTTGGTCCTCCAGAGTAGGAGTGTACCTGGATCACAGGGCAGGTATTCTGTCCTTCTACAGCATCTCTGAAACCATCACTCTCCTCCACAGAGTCCAGACCACATTCACTCAGCCTCTCTATGCTGGACTTCAACTTTTCTCTTCTGGAGCCACTGCTGAGTTCTGTGAACTCAAATAG
- the LOC122887002 gene encoding tripartite motif-containing protein 16-like, with protein sequence MAQKGVQLDRETFSCAICVDLLKDPVTIPCGHSYCMNCIKTHWDEEDEKNIHSCPQCRQFFIPRPVLLKNTMLAALVEELKKTGLQAAPADHCYAGPEDVACDICTGRKLKALKSCLVCLASYCDKHLQPHYDVAPLKKHKLVDPSKKLQENICSRHDEVMKMFCRTDQQCICYLCSVDEHKDHVTVSAAAERTERQRELEVSRQNIQQRIQDREKDVKLLQQEVEAINRSADKAVEDSEKIFTELIRLMEKRSFDVKQQVRFQQETEVSRAKELQEKLEQEITELKRIDAELEQLSRTEDHTQFLHSYPSLSRLSESTDSSSIDIRPLSYFEDVTAAVSEVRDKLQDVLSEKWTNISLTVTKVDVLLPQAEPKTRAGVLKYSREITLDPNTAHTYLLLSEGNRKASLMSEQQSYSRHPDRFTGWWQVLSRDSLTGRCYWEVERRGGGGRVSLAVTYKNISRAGSWNECGFGFNDKSWALYCDNNSYNFWYNNVQTPVSGPRSSRVGVYLDHRAGILSFYSISETMTLLHRVQTTFTQPLYAGLWLYYSFGDTAEFCELK encoded by the coding sequence ATGGCGCAGAAAGGAGTTCAGCTGGACCGGGAAACCTTCTCTTGTGCGATCTGTGTGGATCTACTGAAGGATCCGGTGACTATTCCCTGTGGACACAGCTACTGCATGAACTGTATTAAAACCCATTGggatgaagaggatgagaagAACATCCACAGCTGCCCTCAGTGCAGGCAGTTCTTTATACCAAGGCCTGTCCTGCTGAAAAACACCATGTTAGCAGCTTTAGTGGAGGAACTGAAGAAGACCGGACTCCAAGCTGCTCCTGCTGATCACTGCTATGCTGGACCTGAAGATGTGGCCTGTGATATCTGCACTGGGAGAAAACTGAAAGCCCTCAAGTCCTGCCTGGTCTGTCTGGCCTCTTACTGTGACAAACACCTCCAGCCTCATTACGATGTGGCTCCattaaagaaacacaagctgGTGGACCCCTCCAAGAAGCTCCAGGAGAACATCTGCTCTCGTCATGATGAGGTGATGAAGATGTTCTGCCGCACTGACCAGCAGTGTATCTGTTATCTCTGCTCTGTGGATGAACATAAAGACCACGTCACTgtctcagctgcagcagagaggactgagaggcagagagagcttGAGGTGAGTCGACAAAACATTCAGCAGAGAAtccaggacagagagaaagatgtgaagctgcttcagcaggaggtggaggcgaTCAATCGCTCTGCTGATAAAGCAGTGGAGGACAGTGAGAAGATCTTCACTGAGCTGATCCGTCTCATGGAGAAAAGAAGCTTtgatgtgaagcagcaggtCAGATTCCAGCAGGAAACTGAAGTGAGTCGAGCCAAAGAGCTTCAGGAGAAGCTGGAGCAGGAGATCACTGAGCTGAAGAGGATAGATGctgagctggagcagctctcacgcaCAGAGGATCACACCCAGTTTCTACACAGCTACCCGTCACTGTCACGACTCAGTGAGTCTACAGACTCATCCAGCATCGATATCCGTCCTCTGAGCTACTTTGAGGATGTGACAGCGGCtgtgtcagaggtcagagataaACTACAGGACGTTCTGAGTGAGAAATGGACAAACATCTCACTGACGGTGACTAAAGTGGATGTTTTACTGCCACAAGCAGAGCCCAAGACCAGAGCTGGAGTCTTAAAATATTCACGTGAAATCACACTGGATCCAAACACAGCTCACACATATCTGTTATTATCTGAAGGGAACAGAAAAGCATCATTAATGAGTGAACAACAGTCTTATTCTAGACACCCAGACAGATTCACTGGATGGTGGCAGGTCCTGAGTAGAGACAGTCTGACTGGACGttgttactgggaggtggagaggagagggggagggggaagagTTTCTCTAGCAGTCACATACAAGAATATCAGTAGAGCAGGGAGCTGGAATGAATGTGGATTTGGTTTCAATGACAAATCTTGGGCGTTATATTGTGACAACAATAGTTATAACTTTTGGTACAACAATGTCCAAACTCCCGTCTCAGGTCCTCGGTCCTCCAGAGTAGGAGTGTACCTGGATCACAGGGCAGGTATTCTGTCCTTCTACAGCATCTCTGAAACCATGACTCTCCTCCACAGAGTCCAGACCACATTCACTCAGCCTCTCTATGCTGGACTTTGGCTTTATTATTCTTTTGGAGACACTGCTGAGTTCTGTGAACTCAAATAG